From a single Silene latifolia isolate original U9 population chromosome 6, ASM4854445v1, whole genome shotgun sequence genomic region:
- the LOC141658832 gene encoding uncharacterized protein LOC141658832: MGSISALETALEMTKANQGKLPAAPDLFFRIHSVVVDAATGKRELKSNKDKEVYGKYNEKLNEAGENEDGQLENADTENENGDNQVSENVKKDAVFLKAVGGRKKGQVNGLGCADELFYKKTTRNKRTSSMAATSYCPGVVRQLEERVQQSEKAREQLEKANEEIKNAREDDRLLFDQRLEAQKEEMMKKMKEHFQLMQQQFSCHNNITPRRNLDEDPFGGNGGATMQVS; encoded by the exons ATGGGCTCTATCTCTGCTTTGGAGACCGCACTCGAAATG ACTAAAGCAAACCAAGGGAAGTTACCTGCTGCTCCAGATTTGTTCTTTCGTATTCATAGTGTCGTAGTGGATGCTGCAACTGGAAAAAGAGAACTAAAATCAAATAAAGACAAAGAAGTTTAT GGCAAATATAATGAGAAGCTCAATGAAGCCGGAGAGAATGAAGACGGACAGCTAGAGAATGCAGACACAGAGAATGAAAACGGAGATAATCAAGTTTCAGAGAATGTAAAAAAAGATGCAGTCTTTTTGAAAGCTGTTGGTGGGCGAAAGAAAGGACAAGTAAACGGACTTGGGTGCGCTGATGAATTGTTCTATAAGAAGACGACAAGAAACAAACGCACATCATCTATGGCTGCTACTTCCTATTGTCCTGGAGTGGTGAGGCAATTAGAGGAACGAGTACAACAGTCAGAGAAGGCGCGTGAACAATTAGAGAAAgcgaatgaagaaataaagaatgcgCGTGAAGATGACCGCTTACTCTTTGACCAAAGATTGGAAGCACAAAAAGAAGAAATGATGAAGAAAATGAAGGAACATTTTCAACTAATGCAACAACAATTTAGTTGCCACAACAACATTACTCCCCGTCGTAACCTCGATGAGGACCCGTTTGGTGGTAATGGAGGTGCTACAATGCAAGTGAGTTAG